Proteins from a single region of Centropristis striata isolate RG_2023a ecotype Rhode Island chromosome 9, C.striata_1.0, whole genome shotgun sequence:
- the srek1ip1 gene encoding protein SREK1IP1 isoform X2, which translates to MAAPGPNKDNIRAGCKKCGYPGHLTFECRNFVRVDPQKDIVLDVSSTSSEESEDDVPAAQRNEKLGRGRGSHDDDNNGRKERHKLKKTRDRKSRKRSNSSSDDATKKKKKRSSSSSDEEERRKKKKGKSQKKKSKKNKREHGKHQKKKLKKKKEESSSSSSSSSSSDSSDSD; encoded by the exons ATGGCAGCCCCAG GTCCGAATAAGGACAACATCAGAGCTGGGTGCAAAAAATGTGGATACC CGGGTCACTTGACATTTGAATGCCGGAACTTTGTCAGAGTTGACCCCCAGAAAGACATTGTTCTGGATGTAAGCAGCACCAGCAGTGAGGAGAGTGAAGATGACGTGCCTGCAGCTCAGCGCAATGAGAAGCTGGGGCGAGGTAGAG GTTCCCATGATGATGACAACAATGGTagaaaagagagacacaaactgaAGAAGACCAGGGACAGAAAGTCAAGAAAAag ATCTAACTCGTCAAGTGATGACGccacaaagaagaaaaagaaacgcAGCAGCTCCTCATCTGacgaagaagagaggaggaagaaaaagaaagggaagagccagaagaagaaaagcaaaaagaacaaaaggGAACACGGCAAGCATCagaagaagaaactgaagaagaagaaagaagaatcatcttcctcttcctcttcttccagcTCCAGTGACTCCTCAGATAGTGACTGA
- the srek1ip1 gene encoding protein SREK1IP1 isoform X1 has product MAAPGPNKDNIRAGCKKCGYPGHLTFECRNFVRVDPQKDIVLDVSSTSSEESEDDVPAAQRNEKLGRGRGKQCSHDDDNNGRKERHKLKKTRDRKSRKRSNSSSDDATKKKKKRSSSSSDEEERRKKKKGKSQKKKSKKNKREHGKHQKKKLKKKKEESSSSSSSSSSSDSSDSD; this is encoded by the exons ATGGCAGCCCCAG GTCCGAATAAGGACAACATCAGAGCTGGGTGCAAAAAATGTGGATACC CGGGTCACTTGACATTTGAATGCCGGAACTTTGTCAGAGTTGACCCCCAGAAAGACATTGTTCTGGATGTAAGCAGCACCAGCAGTGAGGAGAGTGAAGATGACGTGCCTGCAGCTCAGCGCAATGAGAAGCTGGGGCGAGGTAGAGGTAAACAAT GTTCCCATGATGATGACAACAATGGTagaaaagagagacacaaactgaAGAAGACCAGGGACAGAAAGTCAAGAAAAag ATCTAACTCGTCAAGTGATGACGccacaaagaagaaaaagaaacgcAGCAGCTCCTCATCTGacgaagaagagaggaggaagaaaaagaaagggaagagccagaagaagaaaagcaaaaagaacaaaaggGAACACGGCAAGCATCagaagaagaaactgaagaagaagaaagaagaatcatcttcctcttcctcttcttccagcTCCAGTGACTCCTCAGATAGTGACTGA
- the srek1ip1 gene encoding protein SREK1IP1 isoform X3, which translates to MAAPGPNKDNIRAGCKKCGYPGHLTFECRNFVRVDPQKDIVLDVSSTSSEESEDDVPAAQRNEKLGRGSHDDDNNGRKERHKLKKTRDRKSRKRSNSSSDDATKKKKKRSSSSSDEEERRKKKKGKSQKKKSKKNKREHGKHQKKKLKKKKEESSSSSSSSSSSDSSDSD; encoded by the exons ATGGCAGCCCCAG GTCCGAATAAGGACAACATCAGAGCTGGGTGCAAAAAATGTGGATACC CGGGTCACTTGACATTTGAATGCCGGAACTTTGTCAGAGTTGACCCCCAGAAAGACATTGTTCTGGATGTAAGCAGCACCAGCAGTGAGGAGAGTGAAGATGACGTGCCTGCAGCTCAGCGCAATGAGAAGCTGGGGCGAG GTTCCCATGATGATGACAACAATGGTagaaaagagagacacaaactgaAGAAGACCAGGGACAGAAAGTCAAGAAAAag ATCTAACTCGTCAAGTGATGACGccacaaagaagaaaaagaaacgcAGCAGCTCCTCATCTGacgaagaagagaggaggaagaaaaagaaagggaagagccagaagaagaaaagcaaaaagaacaaaaggGAACACGGCAAGCATCagaagaagaaactgaagaagaagaaagaagaatcatcttcctcttcctcttcttccagcTCCAGTGACTCCTCAGATAGTGACTGA